A genomic stretch from Chitinophaga agri includes:
- a CDS encoding SDR family oxidoreductase: MKTILITGASSGLGKTTAKLFSSKGWRVIATMRRPEQETELHQLPHILVKALDVTDAAQTEALITDVMRQYDVDVVLNNAGYGLIGPLETVTDEQLSRQFETNVLGVIRLTRACIPYFREKRRGLFITTTSIAGLIGLPLTAIYCATKWAIEGWTEGMAFELNQLGIGIKTVAPGGIKTDFAGRSLDTTIHPAYNDMQEKLYGGFDPETFTPAEIIAATVYEAATDGKDQLRYIAGEDAKASYARRLAIGNEAFQKEIAQLYFGSLSKPA, translated from the coding sequence ATGAAAACAATACTGATCACCGGCGCTTCCTCCGGACTGGGTAAGACGACCGCAAAACTATTCTCCTCCAAAGGCTGGCGGGTTATCGCTACAATGCGTCGTCCGGAGCAGGAAACGGAGCTGCACCAGTTACCTCATATCCTGGTGAAAGCACTCGACGTAACCGATGCGGCACAGACCGAAGCCCTGATCACTGATGTGATGCGCCAATACGATGTGGATGTCGTACTTAACAATGCCGGCTACGGACTGATTGGCCCCCTTGAAACCGTTACAGACGAACAGCTCTCCCGTCAGTTTGAGACCAATGTACTGGGTGTTATCCGCCTTACCCGTGCCTGTATACCCTATTTCAGAGAAAAGAGACGCGGATTGTTCATTACCACTACCTCTATCGCCGGACTGATTGGCCTGCCGTTAACTGCTATTTATTGTGCCACCAAGTGGGCGATTGAAGGCTGGACAGAAGGTATGGCCTTTGAACTCAACCAACTGGGTATAGGTATCAAGACCGTAGCCCCCGGGGGTATAAAAACGGATTTTGCGGGTCGTTCCCTGGATACCACGATACATCCTGCCTACAATGACATGCAGGAAAAGCTGTATGGTGGTTTCGATCCTGAGACATTTACCCCTGCTGAGATCATTGCTGCAACTGTCTATGAAGCAGCAACTGACGGGAAGGACCAGCTGCGTTATATAGCGGGCGAAGATGCTAAAGCCTCGTATGCCCGCCGACTAGCCATCGGTAATGAAGCCTTTCAAAAAGAGATCGCCCAGCTTTATTTTGGTAGCCTCAGCAAACCCGCCTGA
- a CDS encoding non-ribosomal peptide synthetase encodes MQTDFSKAINVLSNARKSGVEVYLEENKIKVKVKKDVLIDQSLMAEIRQYKEEISDFLKYDLEDRRSVNTAIQRSPVLPGERIPLSYGQEALWIIDQLDGSKQYQILIPLRLKGVPDKDALEDALREIVNRHEVLRTVIRQESSSPFQSVIQADDWRMVLQAAPELADSPAALQDKIQRIFNEPYDLSADYMLKAHLLSLAEDDHVLVLSMHHIAADGWSLSVIVRELAELYDARIHQRFSSLSPLPIQYADFAIWQRQQQANGHWQQKTSFWKNYLQDVTRLELPLDFKRPPVQSSNGRIAWFDINRELAAGLSALSYEQHTTLFMTMLAAFNVLLHRYTGQTDISVGTAIAGRTSSELESLIGFFANTIVLRNDLQGNPEFLTLLAQVKKNTLNAYGHQDLPFEKIVEAAGQQHDRSGNPLVQVLFNVQNMPEVPALKLGDLLLTMEQMERDTAQFDLNISVVAKQDGLMISVEYCTDLFLPESIEQLFRHYIILLADIVKRPAVRIDELSLLNQEEQRKLQRWNMQPALTYPSEKTVGELFSEQALTNHAAAALLYEDTVLSYEELEAASNQLATYLVQSGVAPESLIPVCIDRSADLIITLLGILKAGAAFVPLDPRYPQQRIAQMLSETNYTVAITSSEYRELFDSDAQILTLEASQPILGLMPSTPLPVRVTADSLAYVMYTSGSTGRPKGVMVTHRNIVSLAVGSGFLDWSADDVLLSTGSPSFDASTIEYWGTLLNGVTLVLAHEERLLDSVQLKEEIIARRVTRMWFTAGWLHQLIDMDISIFGSLKTVMAGGEKLSETHISRLRAAYPDLKIINGYGPTENTTFSLTYTVPGAIAGQPIPIGYPLSNRTAYVLNNRLEQQPVGVPGELYVGGAGLSKGYLGQPELTAARFITHPATGERLYRTGDLARLLSNGSIAYLGRTDDQVKLRGFRIELGEIEGVLQESGYCSRAVVVVRGDGSNRRLVAYVVPTPGYEESVLLSYLEARLPGYMIPSALITMEVLPLTKNGKVDKQALPDPEEGQLHAKGYVAPRDATEVQVAGIWQEALQVDRVGVHDDFFRLGGDSIIAIGVVSRLRQLLNRNVRLYDLYQLPTVAQLSAALPAMPFLPEEGDAMHQQVERELAALREEILAHRDDAADIADIYPMSDIQSGMVYASLLHPGEGIYHDQFAHVLPADLNTALFEKAFGLLVEKHTILRTAFDMHAHRNGVQIVYQQLPVNFMHIDKHELTIHSAAPFVQAYLEQQRRHPVDVARGPLWRGTLIRLSDWYIFVFEFHHAMLDGWSVAHLNTELNNIYLRLKANEEVSDLLTPLKCTYRHFIVDSLVEKRSGAHTRFWQQQMDGYRRLQLFSAVPEQRKYIHTYDADYWRQLKQRCDEDKLSVKSLFLGAFLFLTGMLTHEDEMTIGLTTNCRPVREDGDRLLGCFLNTVPFRVSKAAKDTSWKHYFHGIEEKLKAIKENENLTLPEIARVNNELSTDENPFFDILFNFTNFYIYDTISPGLFTAGHAAETAAGPGPGNDRTNTYLDFDVSITGNVLTVIYSQNRQLLSGKTLEELHTWLDAILDCYLHHYNDTVDVSKVLSPAAVTDLLIALNQTNADYDRSATLVSLFEAQAARTPMAVAAIDDNRQLTYEDLDQQAGKVARYLREKGVSREMCVPLYAGRSVMTVVGILGILKAGAAYVPVDPDAPAERVKGILKETGAVLMLHTDKDQEVASLAADCKVIDVATAITVSTLQQSASPEINATDLAYVIYTSGSTGAPKGVMVEHCSVVNMLTDRKRTFAINGNDRVLIAASFTFDASVEQLFLALTSGAAVFVPKKEALLDPHTFHHLLSAQQITHLDITPGLLKNILPLPEEHYLRTIVAGGEECPVWLPAQLPSGITLYNEYGPTETTVVAVAYECPKGEVAHKRIPVGRPIANTRLLIVDRKGHLLPRGIPGELCIGGAGVSRGYLNQQALTEERFVRVKYGELYEGVVYHTGDLVRWLPDGNIDFMGRIDEQVKIRGYRVEPGEIEQVLLQSGLVQQAVIQVTGEAAGKRLIAYVSGVAHTSSVQITDYLSQRLPDYMVPSAIVVLETMPLTTNGKIDRRALQAPEQLSAVQYDPPQTPLQEQLCALFGAVLDLPADKISIRDDFFRIGGNSIQAMQLLNRINRQFDARLRVLDVYLAKTVARLAVAITEKKTQQHIVKLNSAEHKPPLFMIHSGRGGAEVYTSLAEQLHTDYTCYGVEPYNKYHQPPLLQLNSLAAQYLQYIDALQPPEYVFAGWSLGGQIALEIACILEARGVNNIRVLLLDTVLPDGDEQLAGLTSALVNVSELPDTYDAGVLQLGKQPLSAKLYHTRVTLLKAMQKPDYLLSDPYAPAHALSDHIIALPDNNVGQVIADPANLSVIVAAHLHHDNILSDEACIIDLLRRIHQ; translated from the coding sequence ATGCAGACGGATTTCAGTAAGGCGATCAATGTATTGAGTAACGCCAGGAAAAGCGGGGTAGAAGTATACCTGGAAGAGAACAAGATCAAAGTAAAGGTAAAAAAGGATGTGCTGATCGATCAGTCATTGATGGCTGAGATCAGACAGTATAAAGAAGAGATCAGTGACTTTCTGAAATATGACCTGGAGGACAGACGTTCCGTAAACACCGCTATTCAGCGATCTCCGGTGTTACCCGGAGAAAGGATTCCGCTTTCATACGGACAGGAAGCACTTTGGATCATTGATCAGCTGGATGGTAGCAAACAATACCAGATATTGATCCCGTTGCGGCTAAAAGGAGTACCTGATAAAGATGCCCTGGAGGATGCCCTGCGGGAAATTGTGAACCGGCACGAAGTATTACGCACCGTGATACGCCAGGAGAGTAGTTCGCCTTTTCAGTCTGTAATACAGGCTGATGACTGGCGAATGGTCCTGCAGGCGGCGCCCGAACTGGCTGACAGTCCTGCCGCCCTGCAGGACAAGATCCAGCGGATCTTTAATGAACCTTACGATCTTTCGGCAGACTATATGCTGAAGGCGCATTTGTTAAGTCTTGCGGAGGATGATCATGTACTGGTGCTCTCTATGCACCATATTGCTGCGGATGGATGGTCGCTCTCGGTGATTGTGCGTGAACTGGCGGAGTTATATGACGCCCGTATCCATCAACGATTTTCTTCCTTATCGCCCTTGCCGATACAATATGCAGACTTTGCCATCTGGCAACGCCAGCAACAGGCCAATGGTCACTGGCAACAAAAGACCAGCTTCTGGAAAAATTATTTACAGGATGTCACCCGCCTGGAGCTGCCGCTCGATTTTAAGCGACCGCCCGTACAAAGTAGTAACGGGCGTATTGCATGGTTTGACATCAACCGGGAGCTGGCGGCAGGATTATCTGCATTATCCTATGAACAGCATACCACCCTGTTCATGACAATGCTGGCAGCATTCAATGTACTATTGCACCGCTATACAGGACAGACCGATATCAGTGTCGGTACGGCTATCGCAGGCAGGACATCCAGCGAACTGGAATCGCTCATCGGATTTTTTGCAAATACGATCGTACTCAGGAATGACCTGCAGGGCAATCCGGAATTTCTGACATTGCTGGCCCAGGTAAAGAAAAATACTCTTAATGCCTATGGGCACCAGGACCTGCCATTTGAAAAGATCGTAGAAGCGGCCGGACAACAACATGACCGTAGTGGTAACCCGCTGGTGCAGGTACTGTTCAACGTGCAGAATATGCCGGAAGTACCTGCATTGAAGCTGGGAGACCTGTTGTTGACAATGGAGCAAATGGAGCGTGATACCGCCCAGTTTGACCTGAACATTTCCGTGGTGGCAAAACAGGATGGTTTGATGATCAGTGTGGAATACTGTACGGACTTATTCCTTCCGGAGAGTATTGAGCAGCTGTTCCGGCATTATATCATCCTGTTGGCAGACATTGTGAAGCGCCCGGCAGTACGCATAGATGAATTATCCCTCTTAAACCAGGAAGAACAACGCAAACTGCAGAGATGGAATATGCAACCTGCGCTGACATATCCTTCGGAGAAAACAGTAGGGGAATTGTTCAGTGAGCAGGCGCTTACCAACCATGCGGCAGCGGCTTTGTTATATGAAGATACTGTACTTAGTTATGAAGAACTGGAAGCTGCCTCTAATCAGCTGGCAACTTACCTGGTACAATCAGGCGTCGCACCGGAAAGCCTGATACCGGTGTGTATAGACCGTTCTGCTGACCTGATCATTACCTTACTCGGGATACTGAAAGCAGGTGCCGCCTTTGTACCATTAGATCCCCGTTATCCGCAGCAACGTATTGCGCAGATGTTGTCGGAGACAAATTATACAGTAGCCATCACCAGTAGTGAATACCGTGAACTGTTTGATAGTGATGCACAGATCCTGACGCTGGAAGCATCGCAGCCTATACTGGGATTAATGCCATCAACACCGCTACCTGTTCGTGTAACGGCAGATAGTCTGGCATATGTGATGTATACTTCCGGCTCTACCGGTCGCCCTAAAGGAGTAATGGTCACCCACCGGAATATTGTGAGTCTGGCGGTAGGCAGTGGTTTCCTGGACTGGTCAGCAGATGATGTGTTATTGTCTACCGGTTCTCCTTCTTTTGATGCGTCCACCATTGAATACTGGGGTACCCTGCTGAACGGTGTCACACTTGTATTGGCGCATGAAGAGAGACTACTGGACAGTGTGCAGCTGAAAGAAGAAATTATTGCGCGCCGTGTTACCCGTATGTGGTTTACGGCCGGCTGGCTGCATCAGCTGATCGATATGGATATCAGCATCTTCGGAAGCCTGAAGACGGTAATGGCAGGTGGCGAGAAGTTGTCAGAGACACATATCAGTCGTTTGCGTGCTGCCTATCCTGATCTGAAGATCATCAACGGATATGGGCCTACAGAGAATACCACGTTCTCATTAACCTATACTGTACCCGGTGCCATAGCCGGTCAGCCCATTCCGATAGGTTATCCATTATCAAACCGTACGGCCTATGTATTGAACAACAGGCTGGAACAACAGCCTGTAGGGGTGCCCGGTGAGCTATATGTTGGTGGGGCAGGTTTATCCAAAGGGTATCTTGGTCAGCCGGAGCTGACAGCAGCGCGTTTTATCACACACCCTGCTACAGGTGAACGACTGTACCGTACGGGAGATCTGGCGCGTCTTTTATCCAATGGTAGTATCGCCTATCTTGGCCGTACGGACGACCAGGTGAAGCTACGGGGTTTCCGTATAGAGCTGGGTGAGATAGAGGGTGTCTTACAGGAGAGTGGTTATTGCAGCCGGGCTGTGGTCGTAGTGAGAGGAGACGGTAGTAACAGACGCCTGGTAGCCTATGTCGTACCCACACCTGGTTATGAGGAGTCCGTGTTGTTATCCTATCTGGAAGCGCGTTTACCGGGCTATATGATCCCGTCAGCATTGATCACAATGGAAGTACTACCATTGACTAAGAACGGGAAGGTAGATAAACAGGCGTTACCAGATCCGGAGGAAGGGCAGTTACATGCAAAAGGATATGTCGCTCCACGTGATGCAACGGAGGTACAGGTGGCCGGTATCTGGCAGGAAGCCTTGCAGGTGGACCGGGTGGGGGTGCATGACGATTTCTTCCGGCTGGGAGGCGATTCTATTATAGCGATCGGGGTTGTCAGCCGGCTAAGACAGTTGTTGAACAGGAATGTACGGCTGTATGACCTGTATCAGCTGCCGACAGTAGCGCAGTTGTCCGCTGCATTGCCTGCTATGCCGTTCCTGCCGGAAGAAGGAGATGCCATGCATCAGCAGGTAGAAAGGGAGCTTGCTGCATTAAGAGAGGAGATACTGGCACATCGTGATGATGCAGCTGATATTGCGGATATCTATCCCATGAGTGATATACAGAGTGGTATGGTATATGCGTCATTGCTGCATCCGGGCGAGGGTATTTATCATGATCAGTTTGCACATGTATTGCCTGCCGATCTGAATACTGCGTTGTTCGAGAAGGCGTTTGGATTACTGGTGGAGAAACATACCATATTACGTACGGCCTTTGATATGCATGCGCATAGGAATGGTGTGCAGATCGTGTATCAGCAGTTGCCGGTCAACTTCATGCACATAGATAAGCATGAGCTGACCATTCATAGTGCCGCCCCCTTTGTACAGGCGTACCTGGAACAACAGCGCAGGCATCCTGTTGATGTGGCGCGTGGACCATTATGGAGAGGCACACTGATCCGCTTGTCCGACTGGTATATTTTTGTGTTTGAGTTTCATCATGCGATGCTGGATGGATGGAGTGTGGCACACCTCAATACAGAACTGAACAATATTTATTTGCGGTTAAAGGCCAATGAAGAGGTTTCTGACCTGTTAACGCCTTTGAAATGTACCTACCGGCATTTCATCGTAGACAGCCTGGTGGAAAAGCGCTCGGGCGCACATACGCGCTTCTGGCAACAGCAGATGGATGGCTATAGGAGATTGCAGCTTTTCTCAGCAGTGCCGGAGCAACGCAAGTACATACATACATATGACGCTGACTACTGGCGCCAGCTCAAACAACGGTGCGATGAGGACAAGCTGTCTGTAAAATCACTGTTCCTCGGTGCCTTTCTTTTCCTCACAGGCATGCTGACACATGAAGATGAAATGACTATCGGTCTGACCACGAATTGTCGTCCGGTACGGGAAGATGGCGACCGGCTGTTGGGTTGTTTCCTGAACACTGTTCCTTTTCGTGTAAGTAAAGCAGCAAAAGATACCTCCTGGAAACATTATTTCCATGGAATAGAAGAAAAACTGAAGGCAATCAAGGAAAATGAGAACCTGACATTGCCTGAGATAGCCCGTGTAAATAATGAACTGTCTACGGATGAAAATCCTTTCTTTGACATACTCTTCAACTTCACTAACTTTTACATTTACGATACGATCTCTCCCGGACTATTCACCGCCGGACATGCTGCTGAAACAGCTGCCGGTCCCGGCCCGGGAAATGACAGGACCAATACTTACCTCGACTTTGATGTGAGTATTACAGGGAATGTACTGACCGTTATTTACTCTCAGAACCGGCAACTACTGTCTGGTAAGACATTGGAAGAGCTGCATACCTGGCTGGATGCAATACTGGATTGTTACCTGCATCACTATAACGATACGGTGGATGTCAGCAAGGTCTTGTCTCCGGCGGCAGTCACTGATCTGTTGATCGCGCTTAATCAAACAAACGCTGATTATGACCGCTCCGCTACACTGGTAAGCCTGTTTGAGGCGCAGGCTGCACGGACGCCTATGGCTGTTGCTGCCATAGATGATAACAGACAGCTTACGTACGAAGACTTAGATCAACAGGCCGGTAAGGTGGCCCGGTACCTCCGGGAGAAGGGCGTCAGCAGGGAAATGTGTGTACCTCTATACGCAGGTCGTTCGGTGATGACAGTGGTCGGTATTTTAGGCATATTGAAAGCGGGAGCTGCCTATGTACCTGTTGATCCTGATGCGCCGGCAGAGCGGGTGAAAGGGATACTGAAGGAGACAGGTGCCGTGTTAATGTTGCATACGGATAAGGACCAGGAAGTTGCTTCGCTGGCAGCAGATTGTAAAGTCATCGATGTCGCTACCGCCATTACGGTCAGTACATTACAGCAGTCGGCTTCTCCGGAGATCAATGCCACTGACCTCGCGTATGTTATTTATACCTCCGGCTCAACGGGAGCGCCTAAAGGTGTCATGGTGGAACATTGTTCTGTAGTGAACATGCTGACCGACCGTAAACGTACCTTTGCTATCAACGGGAATGATCGTGTGCTCATTGCGGCCTCCTTTACATTTGACGCCTCGGTGGAACAACTCTTTCTTGCACTGACCAGCGGTGCCGCTGTGTTTGTTCCGAAAAAAGAAGCCTTGCTTGATCCGCATACTTTTCATCACTTGTTGTCCGCACAACAGATCACACATCTGGATATCACTCCCGGACTGCTGAAGAACATCCTGCCATTGCCGGAAGAACATTATCTCCGGACAATCGTGGCCGGTGGTGAAGAATGTCCTGTATGGCTCCCCGCACAGCTCCCGTCAGGCATTACCCTTTACAATGAATATGGACCTACTGAAACCACAGTGGTAGCTGTTGCCTATGAATGTCCGAAAGGCGAAGTTGCACACAAGCGTATCCCGGTTGGCCGTCCCATTGCAAATACCCGTTTATTGATAGTAGATCGTAAAGGTCACCTGTTACCGCGTGGTATTCCGGGTGAGTTATGTATCGGTGGCGCAGGTGTGAGCCGGGGGTATCTTAATCAGCAGGCATTAACTGAAGAGCGCTTTGTGCGGGTGAAATATGGAGAGCTGTATGAAGGGGTCGTCTATCATACCGGCGATCTGGTGAGATGGCTGCCTGATGGTAATATCGATTTCATGGGCAGGATAGATGAGCAGGTGAAGATCAGGGGATATCGTGTAGAGCCAGGCGAAATTGAACAGGTGTTATTACAGAGCGGCCTGGTACAGCAGGCGGTGATACAGGTGACCGGTGAAGCGGCAGGAAAGCGCTTAATAGCATATGTCTCTGGTGTAGCGCATACCAGCAGTGTACAGATAACAGACTACCTGTCACAGCGCCTGCCCGATTACATGGTGCCGTCAGCAATAGTAGTGTTGGAAACAATGCCACTGACTACGAATGGTAAGATAGACCGCCGGGCATTGCAGGCCCCGGAACAGCTATCGGCCGTACAGTATGACCCGCCACAGACGCCTTTGCAAGAGCAGCTGTGTGCCTTATTCGGTGCAGTACTGGATCTTCCTGCAGATAAGATCAGTATCCGGGATGATTTCTTCCGGATAGGTGGTAATAGTATCCAGGCCATGCAGCTGCTTAACAGGATCAACCGGCAGTTTGATGCGCGGCTCAGGGTACTGGATGTGTACCTGGCAAAGACGGTTGCCCGGCTGGCTGTGGCTATTACAGAGAAGAAGACACAGCAGCATATAGTCAAACTGAACAGTGCGGAGCATAAACCACCCCTCTTCATGATCCATTCCGGCAGGGGCGGGGCGGAAGTATATACCTCACTGGCGGAGCAGCTCCATACGGATTATACCTGTTACGGAGTTGAGCCTTACAATAAATACCATCAGCCGCCATTGTTGCAGCTGAATTCACTCGCCGCTCAGTATTTGCAATATATAGACGCATTACAGCCTCCGGAATACGTTTTCGCCGGATGGTCGCTCGGCGGACAGATAGCGCTTGAAATCGCCTGTATACTCGAAGCAAGGGGTGTTAATAACATCCGGGTCCTGCTGCTGGACACCGTGCTCCCTGATGGAGATGAGCAGCTGGCCGGACTGACCAGTGCCCTGGTGAATGTCAGTGAGCTGCCGGATACCTATGACGCTGGCGTACTACAGCTGGGAAAGCAGCCACTTTCTGCAAAGCTGTACCATACCAGGGTGACCCTGCTGAAAGCGATGCAAAAGCCGGATTATCTGCTGTCCGATCCTTACGCGCCGGCACATGCATTGTCCGATCATATTATTGCATTACCGGATAATAACGTGGGCCAGGTGATAGCCGATCCCGCAAACCTCAGCGTAATAGTAGCCGCGCATCTGCATCACGATAATATTTTAAGTGATGAAGCCTGTATCATTGACCTGTTACGGCGGATACACCAATAA